A genome region from Brassica oleracea var. oleracea cultivar TO1000 chromosome C2, BOL, whole genome shotgun sequence includes the following:
- the LOC106325080 gene encoding uncharacterized protein LOC106325080 isoform X2, translating into MDTQESSLGVTRVLREERPSSKIVTIAGYSVIKGRGEPYESSVFEAAGYKWRLVLHVGNAGYISLYLRIEEAESIPYGLEVNVDLKLFVHVPKLDKYLTITDGAVKRFNTEKKEWGFEQLIDLASFENTNEGYIVQDTCSFGAEIFIVKPAKVQEKVTFISNPPRNVFTWEIPHFSDMGDKFYYSDDFLVGDRYWRLGFNPKSGSALPIYLYAQGFRPDAVATNTWGAVNLRLKNQRSTNHRERYSWYPIRSDYGVGVNSIISLADLHDASKGYLVNDAIIFEAEMVKVTVTNIVSV; encoded by the exons ATGGATACTCAGGAATCGAGTTTAG GAGTGACAAGAGTGTTGAGAGAAGAGCGACCATCGAGTAAGATAGTGACGATAGCTGGCTACTCTGTGATTAAGGGGAGAGGCGAACCCTACGAGTCCTCTGTTTTTGAAGCTGCTGGTTACAAATG GAGGTTAGTTTTGCACGTTGGTAATGCTGGCTATATATCACTTTACCTGAGGATCGAAGAGGCTGAATCTATTCCCTATGGTTTGGAAGTCAATGTTGATCTCAAACTCTTTGTTCACGTTCCAAAGCTAGACAAGTACTTGACCATCACAG ATGGAGCAGTGAAGAGATTTAACACAGAAAAAAAAGAGTGGGGGTTCGAACAATTGATTGATCTTGCAAGTTTCGAAAACACAAACGAAGGGTACATTGTGCAAGACACTTGTTCTTTTGGTGCCGAGATCTTCATCGTTAAACCGGCCAAGGTACAAGAGAAAGTCACGTTCATATCAAACCCTCCACGCAATGTGTTTACTTGGGAGATACCTCATTTCTCTGACATGGGAGATAAGTTCTACTATTCTGATGATTTTCTCGTCGGAGACCGATACTG GAGATTAGGGTTTAACCCGAAAAGTGGGAGTGCACTTCCAATCTATTTATATGCTCAAGGCTTTAGGCCAGACGCAGTCGCTACAAACACTTGGGGAGCGGTTAATCTGCGGTTAAAGAATCAACGAAGCACCAACCATAGGGAGAGATATT CTTGGTACCCTATTCGAAGTGATTATGGTGTGGGAGTGAACAGTATCATATCGTTAGCAGATTTACACGATGCATCAAAGGGGTATTTGGTGAATGATGCTATTATCTTCGAAGCTGAAATGGTTAAGGTCACTGTGACCAACATCGTCTCCGTTTAA
- the LOC106325080 gene encoding uncharacterized protein LOC106325080 isoform X1 has protein sequence MDTQESSLGVTRVLREERPSSKIVTIAGYSVIKGRGEPYESSVFEAAGYKWRLVLHVGNAGYISLYLRIEEAESIPYGLEVNVDLKLFVHVPKLDKYLTITDGAVKRFNTEKKEWGFEQLIDLASFENTNEGYIVQDTCSFGAEIFIVKPAKVQEKVTFISNPPRNVFTWEIPHFSDMGDKFYYSDDFLVGDRYWRLGFNPKSGSALPIYLYAQGFRPDAVATNTWGAVNLRLKNQRSTNHRERYSAAWYPIRSDYGVGVNSIISLADLHDASKGYLVNDAIIFEAEMVKVTVTNIVSV, from the exons ATGGATACTCAGGAATCGAGTTTAG GAGTGACAAGAGTGTTGAGAGAAGAGCGACCATCGAGTAAGATAGTGACGATAGCTGGCTACTCTGTGATTAAGGGGAGAGGCGAACCCTACGAGTCCTCTGTTTTTGAAGCTGCTGGTTACAAATG GAGGTTAGTTTTGCACGTTGGTAATGCTGGCTATATATCACTTTACCTGAGGATCGAAGAGGCTGAATCTATTCCCTATGGTTTGGAAGTCAATGTTGATCTCAAACTCTTTGTTCACGTTCCAAAGCTAGACAAGTACTTGACCATCACAG ATGGAGCAGTGAAGAGATTTAACACAGAAAAAAAAGAGTGGGGGTTCGAACAATTGATTGATCTTGCAAGTTTCGAAAACACAAACGAAGGGTACATTGTGCAAGACACTTGTTCTTTTGGTGCCGAGATCTTCATCGTTAAACCGGCCAAGGTACAAGAGAAAGTCACGTTCATATCAAACCCTCCACGCAATGTGTTTACTTGGGAGATACCTCATTTCTCTGACATGGGAGATAAGTTCTACTATTCTGATGATTTTCTCGTCGGAGACCGATACTG GAGATTAGGGTTTAACCCGAAAAGTGGGAGTGCACTTCCAATCTATTTATATGCTCAAGGCTTTAGGCCAGACGCAGTCGCTACAAACACTTGGGGAGCGGTTAATCTGCGGTTAAAGAATCAACGAAGCACCAACCATAGGGAGAGATATT CTGCAGCTTGGTACCCTATTCGAAGTGATTATGGTGTGGGAGTGAACAGTATCATATCGTTAGCAGATTTACACGATGCATCAAAGGGGTATTTGGTGAATGATGCTATTATCTTCGAAGCTGAAATGGTTAAGGTCACTGTGACCAACATCGTCTCCGTTTAA